One region of Gopherus evgoodei ecotype Sinaloan lineage chromosome 16, rGopEvg1_v1.p, whole genome shotgun sequence genomic DNA includes:
- the SPACA9 gene encoding sperm acrosome-associated protein 9 isoform X2 translates to MNEVKECLRNIEQTYKIFQQQQFTFIAALEHTREDAHDKIRPVASIGQVQAYMDHHCNNTTDRRILLMFLNICSELNKLCQKLEALHPGTSVTNNILEKCKLLVSPSNDLSTIRAKYPHDVVNHLSCDEAKNHYGGVVSLIPIVLDCMKAWVAHSEKLPRNFLHNVSDGNADSQKRTQQDVSAKASTPLGPHPATLTTATQTLVSYKDYSQEQNSKHGKKEHLNGTGRNTWKYLNGPWKPPGKHSF, encoded by the exons ATGAACGAGGTAAAAGAATGTCTGAGAAACATAGAACAGACTTACAAGATCTTCCAGCAACAGCAGTTTACATTTATTGCAGCACTGGAACACACCCGAGAGGATGCACACGACAAGATCAGGCCTGTAGCAAGTATTGGACAG GTGCAGGCATACATGGATCATCACTGTAACAACACTACCGACAGACGCATCCTCCTCATGTTCTTGAACATCTGTAGTGAACTGAACAAACTCTGCCAAAAGCTAGAAGCTCTGCATCCTGGTACCAGTGTAACGAACAATATTTTGGAGAAATGCAAGCTGCTTGTTAGCCCCAGCAATGACCTGAGCACCATCCGAGCCAA GTACCCTCATGATGTGGTGAATCACCTGAGCTGCGATGAAGCAAAGAACCACTACGGAGGTGTGGTGAGCCTCATACCCATAGTGCTGGACTGCATGAAAGCATGGGTGGCCCACAGTGAGAAGTTGCCTCGGAACTTCCTGCATAATGTGAGTGATGGAAATGCTGACTCTCAGAAGAGAACACAGCAGGATGTGTCAGCAAAGGCATCTACTCCCCTAGGCCCACATCCTGCTACCCTCACTACTGCTACTCAGACCTTGGTTAGTTACAAAGACTATTCACAAGAGCAGAACAGTAAACATGGTAAAAAAGAGCATCTGAATGGCACAGGGAGAAACACTTGGAAATATCTCAATGGTCCCTGGAAGCCACCTGGGAAACACTCCTTTTAG
- the SPACA9 gene encoding sperm acrosome-associated protein 9 isoform X3, with product MPLSRQAPQPTASVLSATQTARPTASAIKTSQQEGGKMNEVKECLRNIEQTYKIFQQQQFTFIAALEHTREDAHDKIRPVASIGQVQAYMDHHCNNTTDRRILLMFLNICSELNKLCQKLEALHPGTSVTNNILEKCKLLVSPSNDLSTIRAKYPHDVVNHLSCDEAKNHYGGVVSLIPIVLDCMKAWVAHSEKLPRNFLHNAS from the exons ATGCCACTGAGCCGCCAGGCTCCTCAGCCAACTGCCTCTGTCCTCTCAGCGACCCAAACAGCGCGGCCTACAGCGTCTGCTATTAAAACTAGCCAGCAG GAGGGGGGGAAAATGAACGAGGTAAAAGAATGTCTGAGAAACATAGAACAGACTTACAAGATCTTCCAGCAACAGCAGTTTACATTTATTGCAGCACTGGAACACACCCGAGAGGATGCACACGACAAGATCAGGCCTGTAGCAAGTATTGGACAG GTGCAGGCATACATGGATCATCACTGTAACAACACTACCGACAGACGCATCCTCCTCATGTTCTTGAACATCTGTAGTGAACTGAACAAACTCTGCCAAAAGCTAGAAGCTCTGCATCCTGGTACCAGTGTAACGAACAATATTTTGGAGAAATGCAAGCTGCTTGTTAGCCCCAGCAATGACCTGAGCACCATCCGAGCCAA GTACCCTCATGATGTGGTGAATCACCTGAGCTGCGATGAAGCAAAGAACCACTACGGAGGTGTGGTGAGCCTCATACCCATAGTGCTGGACTGCATGAAAGCATGGGTGGCCCACAGTGAGAAGTTGCCTCGGAACTTCCTGCATAAT GCAAGTTAG
- the SPACA9 gene encoding sperm acrosome-associated protein 9 isoform X1: MPLSRQAPQPTASVLSATQTARPTASAIKTSQQEGGKMNEVKECLRNIEQTYKIFQQQQFTFIAALEHTREDAHDKIRPVASIGQVQAYMDHHCNNTTDRRILLMFLNICSELNKLCQKLEALHPGTSVTNNILEKCKLLVSPSNDLSTIRAKYPHDVVNHLSCDEAKNHYGGVVSLIPIVLDCMKAWVAHSEKLPRNFLHNVSDGNADSQKRTQQDVSAKASTPLGPHPATLTTATQTLVSYKDYSQEQNSKHGKKEHLNGTGRNTWKYLNGPWKPPGKHSF, encoded by the exons ATGCCACTGAGCCGCCAGGCTCCTCAGCCAACTGCCTCTGTCCTCTCAGCGACCCAAACAGCGCGGCCTACAGCGTCTGCTATTAAAACTAGCCAGCAG GAGGGGGGGAAAATGAACGAGGTAAAAGAATGTCTGAGAAACATAGAACAGACTTACAAGATCTTCCAGCAACAGCAGTTTACATTTATTGCAGCACTGGAACACACCCGAGAGGATGCACACGACAAGATCAGGCCTGTAGCAAGTATTGGACAG GTGCAGGCATACATGGATCATCACTGTAACAACACTACCGACAGACGCATCCTCCTCATGTTCTTGAACATCTGTAGTGAACTGAACAAACTCTGCCAAAAGCTAGAAGCTCTGCATCCTGGTACCAGTGTAACGAACAATATTTTGGAGAAATGCAAGCTGCTTGTTAGCCCCAGCAATGACCTGAGCACCATCCGAGCCAA GTACCCTCATGATGTGGTGAATCACCTGAGCTGCGATGAAGCAAAGAACCACTACGGAGGTGTGGTGAGCCTCATACCCATAGTGCTGGACTGCATGAAAGCATGGGTGGCCCACAGTGAGAAGTTGCCTCGGAACTTCCTGCATAATGTGAGTGATGGAAATGCTGACTCTCAGAAGAGAACACAGCAGGATGTGTCAGCAAAGGCATCTACTCCCCTAGGCCCACATCCTGCTACCCTCACTACTGCTACTCAGACCTTGGTTAGTTACAAAGACTATTCACAAGAGCAGAACAGTAAACATGGTAAAAAAGAGCATCTGAATGGCACAGGGAGAAACACTTGGAAATATCTCAATGGTCCCTGGAAGCCACCTGGGAAACACTCCTTTTAG